Below is a genomic region from Rhodococcus sp. WMMA185.
ACGCCGATTCCTTCCACCTGCTCGCCGAGATGGCGGCCCAGCGCGTGCAGGATCGGTTCACGAAGATCCCGCTCGATCGCTTCTTGAGCGAAGGGAGACGGCACAGACAGGAGAGCGAATCCTTGAGCCAGCGTCAGTGGCTTGACGAGCGCCAACCAGGCCTTCTGTCCCCTGGTCAACGGTGGTAGATCTCCGCCGGGCGCATCGGACGTGAGGTCTGCGACGACGTCGATCCAGATCCGGGCGAGCGCATTCGGATCGTCGTTCACGTGGTTCCTCCCCAGTTTGTTCGCGGACTCGGCGTCGGGCGGTGCCGAGTAGAGATGGCGGTGCCGGTGCCGAGGTGAAGATGGGAGATCCCCGACCTGAGGATGGACCCGTACGAGTCTACGAATATGCCATCTGAACTGTGTTTCCACACAATTATCCACAGATGTGGAGTAATTGCAGGCATCTGTCTACAGGCGCAGGTTCGCGCCATGTGGACAAAATCCAGGGCGCTGACCTGCGATTATGTGGACGAATATGGGTTGTGCGGATTCGCCGACGTGGGAAATGAGGGTCGTCAGCTGGTCTCGTGGTGATCTGGACTGGCACACCATCGGTTACCTGTGGATGAAGTGTGCTGAATGTGCAGATGAGAACGGTGAAGTCGAGGACTCGACACTCGATCAGGGTTCATCGGCAAGACCATGCATAGACGCTAGCAATTGTGTCGGCAACCTCACAGCGGTTTGAAGCATTGAATTTCGGTTGCAAGCATTTGCCGATCTTCGGCGTGTCGGCCCGCGGCTGGTTGGGGGGTGACAGTCGAGCGAGTTTGACCTGACTGTCCGTGATAAGTACTCTCGAACGGTCACCCTGTGGTGAGGTGGCGGTTTCGTGCTGGCTCGAGCGCCTAGCGAAATTGTTTCACCCACCGTGCACGGGCAGTTGAATTTTGCCAATGTTTGAACCATGGCGCCGGGAGGCGTCGAAGAATCTCGAGGAGTGTTGACCGTGGCCAAGGGCAAGCGGACGTTCCAGCCGAACAACCGACGCCGCGCGCGCGTTCACGGCTTCCGTCTTCGTATGCGGACCCGTGCGGGCCGTGCAATCGTTTCGGCACGCCGCCGCAAGGGCCGCGCATCCCTCACAGCCTGATCCCGAATCCCGGGATCAGGAGCTTGGGGTGCTGCCTGAGCCGAACCGGCTACGTCGTCATTCGGATTTTTCCTTGACCGTACGACGCGGTCGCCGGGTTGGTAGAGGTGACCTGGTTGTACATGCATTTGACCGTGTACAGGCGGGCGAGCTGGTGAGCAATGGCGGTCCCCGATTCGGACTCGTCGTGAGTAAGGCTGTCGGGCCGGCGGTGATTCGTCATCGAGTCGCACGCCGGCTTCGTCATGTGTGCATGGACCTGTTAGAGACGGTCCCCGTCGGTACTGATGTGGTGATTCGGGCCCTTCCTGGAGCCGCAACCGCTAGCAGTCGGGATCTGGACAAGCAACTGCGTGCAGGTCTTCATCGATTGAATCTTCTTGCGCCCGTAAGTAACTCCGCATGAACAGCGCACTGGGCAAGTCGAGCGCCACCTCGTCGGCAAGATCGGCGTGGGTGTCAGTTCGTGCGGTTCCGGCGCAGATTCTCATCTTCTTCATTGAGCTCTATCGGACATATGTGTCCCCCCTGAGGCTGCCGACCTGCAGGTTTATGCCAACCTGTAGTGAGTACGCAGTGGAAGCATTACGGACCCACGGGGCGATCAAGGGCCTCGTTCTGACGGTGGTTCGGTTGTTGAAATGCGCCCCCTGGCACCCTGGTGGGTGGGACCCGGTCCCGGGTGGGCCGGATTCGGTCCCCGACCAGCGTCCGGGAAGCCATGATCGCTGTCCTGTGAAAGTGGACGAACAGAGGAGTACCTAGAGCCGTGCTCGACTTCATTTACTACCCGGTGTCCGGGATCCTGTGGGTCTGGCACAAGGTGTTCGGGGCGATTCCCTTCCTGGGCCCTGACAACGGCATCACGTGGGCGCTGTCCGTGGTGTTTCTTGTATTCACCCTTCGCGCAGTTCTGTACAAGCCCTTCGTCAAGCAGGTCCGGACGACGAGGCAGATGCAGGAGTTGCAACCGCAGATCAAGGCGCTGCAGAAAAAGTACTCGGGTGACCGCCAGCGGCAGGCGGCCGAGATGCAGAAGCTACAGAAGGAACACGGGTTCAACCCGATCATGGGCTGCCTCCCCGTGCTGGCGCAGGCGCCCGTGTTCATCGGCTTGTTTCACGTCCTGCGTTCGTTCAACCGCACCGGCACCGGCTTCGGTCAGGTAGGCCTTTCGGTCGAGGCCAATGCCAACACACCGAACTACTTCTTCGGTGTCGACGACGTTCAATCCTTCCTGAGCGCCCGTCTGTTCGGCGCTCCCATTTCGGCATGGATCACGATGCCGAAAGCGCAGCTCGACGCATTCGCCGCGTATGGGCCGATTCCCACCGTCCTGAATATTGCTGTTGTGGCGGTTCCGCTGATGATCATCGCGAGCATCGCAACGCACTTCAATTCACGCGCGTCGGTGGCGCGACAGAGTCCCGAGGCTGCTGCGAATCCGCAGTCGGCCATCATGAACAAGCTCGCGCTCTATGTGTTCCCGCTCGGTGTTCTGGTTGGTGGACCGTTCCTGCCCATCGCAATTCTGCTGTACTGGGTGAGTAACAACATCTGGACCTACGGACAGCAGCACATCGTCTTCCGCCGAATCGACGCCGAAGAGGAAGAGAAGAAGCAGGCGGCAATGGCGCGTCGAGCAGAGAACGCCCCCAAGCCCGGGGCGCGACCGGATCTCTCCAAGAAGAAGAAGTCTGGAGCCGCAGCAACGAATGGTTCGTCCGGCCAGGACGACTCGGAGAAGGTCAATAGCGACGACTCCACTGATCAGGCGGTCGGCGGTGCTTCAACTCAGGGTGGGTCGAAGCCGAAGCCTGGTAGCCGCCCTCAGTCCAACCGTGGAAAGTCCTCCAAGCGCAAGCGGCGCTGATTCAGAAAAGAGAATGAGCATGGCTATTGAGCCTGACATCGCAGTTGACGGAGATGGGATGGACGACACTGCGCCGGCGCAGAATCTGGACGCCGAGTTGGACGCCGATTCTGATGACCTGCTGATCGAAGAGGGAGAAATCGCCGGCGACTACCTGGAGCAGTTGCTCGACGTACTCGACTTCGATGGTGATATCGACCTGGACGTCGAGGGTGATCGTGCCATGGTCAGCATCGACGGCGGCGACGATCTCACCAAATTGGTCGGGCGGAAGGGTGAGGTGCTCGATGCACTCCAGGAACTGACGCGCCTTGCAGTGCAGCAGACAACCGGCGAGCGTAGTCGTCTCATGCTCGACGTCGCGGGGTGGCGCGCCGGCCGGCGTGCGGAACTCACCGAACTCGGCGTATCTGCGGCCCGCCGAGTCCTCGAGAGCGGTGAGCGTGAGGAGTTGTCTCCGATGACGCCGTTCGAGCGGAAAATCGTGCATGACGCAGTCGCGAAGATCGAGGGCGTTTCGAGCGAAAGCGAGGGCGCTGAGCCGTCACGCCGTGTAGTTGTGATCAAAGACTGATCGACCCAGCCGCCGAAGGCGAGGTTCCGGGATTAGCGTCCGGGTTCCTCGCCTTCTTTGCGTCTTCCCCTGTATCACGGTGGTGGTGTTGTGTTTCACGTGAAACACAAGCCCCTCCCCTCTCTAACTCTTCCCTAGCCTCGCGCCACGACTCCTTTCCGCTGCGGACTGTTCGGAGCACTGTGGTTGCAGCACCAACTGCTGCAGCCACTCGACAGCCAACTTGGACACCCCACGTGAGTGGGTGCACTCGAGTGCGAATAGGTAGGTGAGTCGGAAGCTGTCATGGGCGGGCTCAAGAGTGACCGTTTCGTTCGCGGCGGTACGGTTTCCGTTCGTCGAGACCGGAATTCGGTTGCAGTTTAGGCTAGGTCGACCCCTGCAGCCATTTCGTCACAGTGATGATTGCGAAGCGGGGACACGTCCGCGATCGGTGAAGTGGTCGCGGCTCTCGAGACCGTCAGCCGCGCCGCTTCCTTCTCTCCCAGCTTCTGAATCGGCCTCTCGCAGATTCTGAATCGACGACATCCGTTGCCGCACTGTTCCACGTGAAACAACCAACTCGGTTCACGCAGCGTCGTCGCGGACACGTCTCGCGTCACCGAACTTCTCGGTGTGTGGAGGGTCTCGGTGCGGGATGGCGGACGGAAGGGGCGACTGCGGCGGGGGTTCGCAGATGCAACGCCGACGCGGCCGTTTCACGTGAAACACCCGGATGCCCGTACTCACCGGAGTTAAAGGAAAGCCAGCAACACCTCGTGTAGCTGCCCGTCGGTAGGAGGCGCGTTCATGAACGAGCCGAATAATAGAGAGGCTGAATTTGCTGACTTCACGTTCTTCGCGAGAAAATGTTCCACGTGGAACCACAGGGTGAAGGGCTAGCCGAATGGGACGAACAAGCGGCGGCACGTCAGGTGTTCGGTGAACGATTCGAAATCGCGGAACGCTATCATAAGTCGCTCGCTAGCGACGGCGTCGAACGAGGTCTGATCGGTCCTCGTGAGGTACCTCGTCTCTGGGAACGGCACCTTCTGAACTGCGCCGTCGTCAGTGAGTTGATTGCCGAGGGTGAATCCGTCGTCGACGTTGGCAGCGGTGCGGGGCTACCTGGAATTCCCCTTTCCATCGCACGGCCCGATCTCCACATCACTTTGGTCGAACCGCTCCTGCGACGATCTATATATCTAGCCGAGTTCGTGGAGTCGAACGGGCTGGACATCTTGGTGGTTCGAGGGCGAGCCGAAGAGTCGGGCGTGATCAAAGAGGCTGGGGGTGCGGACGTGGTGACCTCCCGCGCTGTGGCACCGTTGGAGAAACTCGCCAAATGGTCGCTACCGCTGATCCATGAACATGGGAGAATGCTCGCATTGAAAGGTTCAAGCGCCGCCGAAGAGATCTCTCGCGACCGCGCTGCCCTCACTCGTATGGGCGCGGGGAACTTGGAGATCATCGAGTGCGGAGTGGGCTTGCTTCCCGTGCCCACAGTTGTGGTGAAGGCGGAACGAGTACCAAAACGCCGTCATCGTAGATGACGGGACTGGTCGGGGGTTAGGTAGCGAGCATGTTGAGCAACGAGCGATTCCCAATCGAAGGAGTAGTCAATGTCGGGTGGGCCTGAATCCGCCGTTTCACGTGAAACAGCATCACGTGAAACCGACCATCAATACGACCAGGCGGCGCCATCCGAGAATGGAGATGGCGAGTTCACGGCCCCGTACAACGGAATATCCGTAGAGGAAACTCCGATCGGTGCGGCCGCGCAGCGAGCAAGTCAGGTACTCCACCCACACTCGGTGACACTTCAGAAGCCGCCGAAACGCCGAATCATGACTATCGCCAATCAGAAGGGCGGTGTCGGAAAAACGACGAGTGCAGTCAATTTGGCGTCCGCTCTCGCGGTCCAAGGATTGACGGTGTTGGTAGTTGATCTCGATCCGCAGGGCAACGCCAGCACTGCGTTGGGAATCGCACACAACTCCGGTGTGCCTTCCAGTTACGAACTTCTACTCGGTGAGGTGACCGCGGCGGAGGCGATCCAGAAGAGCCCCCACAACGATCGACTGTTCTGCATCCCCGCGACGATCGATCTGGCCGGCGCCGAGATCGAACTGGTCTCCATGGTGGCACGTGAGGGTCGGCTCAAGAGTGCACTGTCGGAGCAGGCGCTCGGAGATATCGACGTGGATTTCATCCTGATCGACTGCCCGCCTTCGCTCGGACTCCTCACGGTGAACGCGATGGTCGCGGCCAAAGAGGTTCTTATTCCGATTCAGTGCGAGTACTACGCCCTCGAAGGTGTGGGACAACTCTTGAGGAACATCGAGCTGGTGCAGGCCCACTTGAACCCCGATCTCCATGTTTCGACGGTGCTCCTCACCATGTACGACGGGCGCACCAAGTTGGCCGACCAAGTCGCCGAAGAAGTACGCACCCACTTCGGCCAGGCGGTTCTACGCGCGGTCATACCGCGCAGTGTGAAGGTCTCCGAGGCCCCTGGATACGGCATGACCGTACTGGACTACGACCCCGGGTCGCGGGGTGCCATGAGCTACCTTGACGCAGGCCGTGAACTTGCGACACGTACCGAACCGATGACAGAGCAGGAGCAGCGATGAGTCAGACACGCAAAGGGGGGCTGGGCCGCGGTCTGGCTGCACTCATTCCTACCGGACCGACGATGACTCCAGGACTCGGCGTCGCCGCAGCCGATGTGGTGATCGGAAGCGAGAAGCGCACGTCGACGACCGCTTCCAATCCGCAATCTTCTGAACCATCGACCGATGGGGAGGCGACCCAGACCTCCACCGGAAGCGATGGAACCACCAATCACGCCGTCTCCGCGTCGGACGGCACCAATCACGCCGACTCCGCGTCGGATGGTGGAACGCAACCGCTCCCCTCCCCCACCGGGGCGGTGTACCGGGAAATCTCTCCCAACCTGATCGAGAGGAATCCCAAGCAGCCTCGGCAGGTTTTTGACGAAGAGGCCCTCGCCGAGTTGGTTCACTCGATCCGTGAGTTCGGACTGATGCAGCCGATCGTCGTGCGCCCAACCGGGAACGGCAAGTTCCAACTCGTCATGGGTGAGCGTAGGTGGCGTGCCAGCCAGGAAGCCGAGCTCGAGACGATCCCCGCGATCGTCCGCGAGACCGATGACGAAGCGATGCTCCGAGATGCCCTTCTCGAGAACATTCACCGCGTTCAGCTCAATCCTCTGGAGGAGGCGGCGGCCTACCAGCAACTACTCGAAGAGTTCGAGGTGACGCATGAGGAGCTGGCCGCGCGGATCGGCCGTTCCCGCCCAGTGGTCACAAACATGATCCGATTGCTCAAGTTGCCGATTCCGGTCCAGCGCCGTGTCGCGGCGGGCGTCCTGTCTGCGGGGCACGCTCGGGCGCTGCTCTCTCTCGAGGCCGGCGCGGATTCGCAAGAGGTGATGGCTGCACGCGTCGTGGCGGAAGGGCTGTCTGTTCGTGCGACAGAGGAAGCGGTCATGCTCGCCAACCGCAATGGGGATCAGGCGGCGCAGCCAACGCAGCGTCGGAAGCCGATTGTGATGCCGGGCTTGCAGGACGTGGCCGACCGGCTCTCGGATTCGTTCGATACCCGGGTCACGGTCAGCCTCGGCAAGCGCAAGGGCAAGATCGTAGTCGAGTTCGGATCTGTGGACGATCTTCAAAGGATCGTGGGAATGATGGAGGTACAGAAGGCCGATTCGTAAGCACTTGTCGAGGTGGAAGGCACCCCGCGGTAATCCGTCACTGTGACAGTGACAGTCCGAGGCATCGGCTCCGGAGTCGTCAGTGAATGTGAAACCCGTTGAATAGCAGAGGATATCGAATGATACGCGTCAGTGACTCACGGAGGCTGAGCTAGCCAGTGTCGATTAACGTCACGTCGCTTACCCTCGACGGCCTGGACAAGCTCTCCGCACATGCTCGTCGCTGTGTCTTCTGGGAAATGGACCCGGCGGCGATCAAGGGTGCGCGCGGATTCTGCGACCAGGAATTCGAGAAGGAGGCATGGCTGTCGATGGTCATGCTGGAGTGGGGTTCGTGCGGTCAGGTTGCCGTCGTAGACGGCAAGCCGGTCGGTAGTGCTCTCTACGCTCCTCCGCGAACCGTACCCCGTGCGCAACTTCTACCGACCGGACCGGTAGGTGCCGATGCGATTCTCCTCACGAGTATCTGGCTCGAGCCCGGGGCCGAGCAACAGGATCTGGGGAGCACATTGATCCAAGCGGTTGTTGCAGATCTGGTGCGCCGTGGTGTTCGCGCCCTCGAGGCATTCGGTATCCGCGACATCAATGGGGACCGATCACTCGATACACAGAGCGGGGGCGTCGCGCCCACCAGGGCTGTCCGCGAGTGCTCCCCCGAGGAGTGCATGATTCCGGCTACCCTGCTCGAAGACAACGGCTTCGAGGTGGTCGCTCCGCACCCACGGTTCCCCCGTCTGCGACTCGAGCTGAATCGTGACCACGGCTGGAAGGAAGATGTGGAGGCGGCACTCGAGCGACTGCTGAAAACGGCCTCTGTGAGCTTGGTCGACATCGGTGAGCGCACACCGGTGGGCGCGCCCTGATTTGCGGCGTTCAGGGGCGCCGGGAGGCCGCCAACTCCTCGGCAAGTAGTTCAGCAAAGGTGAATGTTCCGGTCGGCTGATCGTCCTGACCGAGTAGATACAGTCGCTTCACGGAGATGAGGATGGCCTCGGCGATGGCGTCGCGGGCCCGGGGGTTGGCGAGAACCTCGGCATCGGAACGGTTGGTGAGGTAGCCCAAGTCGATCTGTACGGTCGGCATATTGGTTAGTCGGAGTAGATCCCAGGTCCGCCCGTGGGTTCGGCAGTCCTGCAGTGGCGTGCGTGCCACGATCTCCCGTTGGATGAATCCAGTGAGGACCTGGCCGATCATCGACGTGGAACCATGCGAGTTACCGAAGTGGAAGCTCGCTACACCATGGGCGGACGGGCTGGAGTTGCTGTCACACCGAAGCGAGATCATCAGATCGGCATCGAAGGCGTTCGCTGTGGAGGCCCGTTCGATATCCGAAGGATTCGCGTGGTGCGGTCGGGACAGGAACGTCTCCATTCCCGTTGCTGCCATCCGACCCTCGAGTCTGCTGGCGAGATCCCACAGAATGTCGGATTCCGAGATTGTGCCGTACGGGGAGTGCACGATCGCACCGAAAGTGTTGCCGCCGAGACCCGGATCGATGACGATCCGCTTGCCACTCAACTGCGGACCCGAACGGCGGACCAGTTCTTCTTCGCTGATTGCGTGCGGCGACCCACCGGTGACGCGGGTGCCTAGCAACTCGAGGGATCGGAGGGTGGCCGGCCCGCAGATGCCGTCGGCCGCGATCCCGATCTCCCGTTGAAACGAGGACAGGGAATCATGGGTCATCGGTCCGAAGAATCCGTCCACGCGACCGATGTAGAAGCCAAGATCCTGCAGCCGGGTCTGCAAGGTGGCGACATCGTCGCCGTAGAGCGGCGCGGACAGCTGATAGATCAGTGTCCGCGCGCCCAGACGGTACGACGCTTCTCTCATGGAACGGTATGTTGCCCGCCCCACGATTCCATCCACGAGTAACCCGCGCTGCTGCTGAAACGCACGCACTGCGCTGTCGAGGTGATGATCGAACACCGCGTCTGAGGCGATCCAGTGGGAGCTGTCGGTGACGTCGCGCCGAGTGTCGGCGATGCAGTCGTGAAGAAATCCGAGACCGGCCAGGATGCCCCGAATCTCAGCGACGGCGGGGCCAGTTTCGCCACGACAGAGTCGGTGCATGTTTCAGGGCCTCTCAGTCTGAATCAATGGCTGTGTGCGTCACCACGACACAGCTGAAGTGCAAACGCGTCTCGGTGCGAATGAGACGATCGATGCGCCTGGTTCGGTCGAGCTGACGAGATCAGAGCGCATCGATCAATTGTCTCAGACGTTTCCACATATTCCGCAATCGCGCCGATCGTTTGGGTATCGATCAGAGAACGGCCGAGAGCTCTTTCAACAGAGCGGCTTTACCCTTGGTCCCGACGATTGTGTTGATGGGCTTGCCGTCCTTGAACAGGATCAGCGTCGGAATCGACATGACCTGGAAATCGCGGGCGGTGGCCGGGTTGGCATCGATGTCGAGCTTTGCAATGGTCAGCTTGTCGCTGTGCTCACCGGCGATCTCCTCAAGGACAGGGGCGATCATCTTGCAGGGCCCGCACCAGGTGGCCCAGAAGTCGACGAGGACCGGCTTGTCGCTGGAAATGACATCCTGCTGAAACGAATCATCGGTGATGGTGACGGTGTTCGACACGGGTTCTGCCTTACTCGAGGTGATCAGTGGGTGTTCGTGGACAGCTCAGGCTTCGACCGGTTCACCGGCGGCCGCCACAGTATTGGCCGTGATGTCGCCGCGCTCGGCCAACCAGCGTTCGGCATCGATCGCCGCTGAACATCCGGTGCCGGCTGCGGTGATGGCCTGACGGTAGGTGTGGTCCACGAGGTCGCCGGCGGCGAAGACGCCTTCGAGTGAGGTCGCGGTGGTAGGCGACTCGGTCTGCACGTAGCCGGCGTCGTCGAGGGAGACCTGACCCTTGACCAGTTCGCTGCGTGGATCGTGACCGATTGCGACGAACATACCCGTGACGGGCAGGGTGGATTGCTCGCCGCTGATCGTGTCCCGTATGACGAGACCGGTGACGCTGTTCTCACCCAGAACCTCAACGGGCTCCGCGTTGGTGACGAAGCGAATCTTCTCGTTCGACTTGGCCCGTTCGAGCATGATTCGGGACGCACGGAACTCTTCGCGACGGTGCACCAGGGTAACGCTCCGGGCGAAGCGGGTGAGGAAAGTGGCCTCCTCCATCGCCGAGTCACCGCCACCGACCACCACGATGTCCTGATCCTTGAAGAAGAAGCCGTCGCAGGTGGCACAGGCACTGACGCCGCGGCCGAGCAGCCTCTCCTCACCCGGAATTCCCAGGTACCGGGCGGCCGCGCCCATAGCCAAGATGACGGCGTTTGCCTGATAGGTTTCGCCGCCGACCACGACCTTCTTGATCGGGCCTTCGAGGTGAAGTTCCTCGACGTCCTCGGTGCGAATGTCGGCACCGAAACGTTTGGCCTGCTCACGCATCTGATCCATCAGGTCCGGTCCCATGATTCCGTCGCGGAATCCTGGGAAATTCTCGACCTCAGTGGTGGTCATGAGAGCACCGCCGAATTGAGTCCCCTCGAACAGCAGCGGTTCGAGTTCCGCTCGCGCCGCGTAGACGGCCGCGGTATACCCGGCGGGTCCCGAACCAACGATGATGAGTTCATGAACCGTCGATGGAGTGGTCATACCGGCCTTCCAGTAGTGGGGGTCCTCAGTCGTATGGATCAACACCAGACTAAAGGGTGTTGTTCCCCGGCTGCCGGTGACACCGGTCGCTCCCCCGCGGCCCCCCGGTCAGTTCACGGCGTCGCTCAGTACGGCGTCGCTCAGTGCAGGGCGTCCCGGATGACGCAGCGGGTTCCCGTGTAGATAGTGGGCATGCACTTGTTGCAGTGGATGCATAGCCCCTCGGGAACGTGATAGTCACGAAACTTGTTGACCAGGTCGGGGTCGCGGAGCAGGGCTCTCGCCATTGCCACGAAATCGAATCCCTCCGCGAGCGCGTTCTCGATGGTGTCGAGCCTGTTGATGCCGCCGAGAAGGATGAGGGGCATCGACAGAGCCTCGCGGAACTGCCGAGCCATCGGAAGGAAGAAGGCTTCTTCGAAAGGGTAGGTGGGGAACAGCCGCGGGCCGTATACCTTCATCGCGTAGCCCATCAGCTTCGGCTGTGAAGCAACGAATTCCGCCATCGGGACCTCACCTCGGAAGAAGTACATCCCATTGAGCAACGAGCTCCCGCCGGTGAGTTGAAGCGCATCGAGGTTTCCGTCGGCTTCGAGTATTTGGGCTATCTGCAAGCTGTCGTCGAGCCACAGTCCCTTCGGAACACCGTCCGTCATATTGAATTTCGCGGTGATGGCAACCGAGTCACCGACGGTGTGGCGCATTCGGTCGATAACCCGACGCGGGAAGGCGGCTCGCCGTTCGAGGCTGCCCCCGTATGCGTCCTTGCGTTTGTTGAGATTTGGGCTCATGAACGAGCTGAGTAGATAGTTGTGCCCGAGGTGGACCTCGATGGCGTCGAAGCCGGCGTCGACGGCGTTCCGGGCCGCGTCCTCGAAATCGCGAGTGACGTCGTCGAGTTGCTCCCTGGTGGCACTCTTGACGAGACCCATGGCCGGCGGGCTGAATCGAGTGGACGGAGCGAGGGACTTGGCCCGATTGGACAAGGTGTTCGCCACGAGTCCGGCGTGCCCGATCTGTGCCGCGACGAGCGCACCTTCCGCATGGACGGCATCGGTGAGCCGACGCAGGTCGGTGACGTGGTTCTTGTCGAGCACCAGAGTGTTCGCGTGAACGCGCCCGCCGGGTGAGACGGCGCAGTATGCGACGGTAGTCAGTGCGGCACCACCCCTCGCGACCTCTGTGTGGAAGTCGATGAGTTGGTTGGTAACTCGGCCTCGCGGCATGACGCCTTCGAATGTGGCGGCCTTCATGATGCGGTTGCGTAGCGTCAGCGGGCCGAGTCGGGCTGGTTCCCAAATGCTTCGGCGAGTATCTGGAACGTTCACATGCTGTCCTGGTTCGAATTGTGATGCCACCGGATTGTGATTGGCACCATATCGGGCGCAGGTCGGATCTGTCCCACGATCACAACATCGAGTGCAGGGATGGCGAAAGAAGGGCGGTACCCGGGGGATGGAGCTGTGGATTCGGCGCGACGAACGGGGAACCTGAAGATCAACCGATATCGGTGAGGGTCATCGTCGCCGGATCGGTTGCGCTGCAACCTCGGCCCACTACCAGTGCAGTGATCTGTGGAGGGCGTGGACCGGCGAAGAGTAGTAGTACTCCTGGCACGCCGTCGAGACGGACCTCGCCGGAACCCAGAAGCGTTCGCGACTCGTCGATGTCATTGGCACGCAGGCAATCGGCAAGTATCGCAGGGTCATCGAGCGGCCCCAGTCGATCTGAACCGATCAGCGTGAGGAGGCGCCCGGAATCGAGGTCGCCGTCCAGATCGAGAACTGCTGCTGTCGGGGTGGTCTCCGAGTTGGGAAGTGCAACCGGCGGAACATCCGGGCTCGGACGGTTCGGCGGCCCAACCGATACCGCAACCACGACAGCGGCCGCTGCCGCAACGGTTGCCGCGACAGCGGCGGCCCACCTCGTTCGGCGGATCATCGGAACCGCGGCAGGCGCCGGGATTCCGTCTCGCTCGGCCGCTAGAGCGCGGTTGATGCGGTCGGCGACCTCTATGGGGATCGGCGTCGAGACTGAGTCATCGCGGCCGAGGGCTCGAAGCTGATCGGTCACCTTGTCCAGGGCGGCGATTACCTCCATAGCCTGAGGATCGTTCCGGACGAGCGGCCACAGACGATCGCTCACCG
It encodes:
- the rpmH gene encoding 50S ribosomal protein L34 produces the protein MAKGKRTFQPNNRRRARVHGFRLRMRTRAGRAIVSARRRKGRASLTA
- the rnpA gene encoding ribonuclease P protein component codes for the protein MLPEPNRLRRHSDFSLTVRRGRRVGRGDLVVHAFDRVQAGELVSNGGPRFGLVVSKAVGPAVIRHRVARRLRHVCMDLLETVPVGTDVVIRALPGAATASSRDLDKQLRAGLHRLNLLAPVSNSA
- the yidD gene encoding membrane protein insertion efficiency factor YidD, which produces MNSALGKSSATSSARSAWVSVRAVPAQILIFFIELYRTYVSPLRLPTCRFMPTCSEYAVEALRTHGAIKGLVLTVVRLLKCAPWHPGGWDPVPGGPDSVPDQRPGSHDRCPVKVDEQRST
- the yidC gene encoding membrane protein insertase YidC encodes the protein MLDFIYYPVSGILWVWHKVFGAIPFLGPDNGITWALSVVFLVFTLRAVLYKPFVKQVRTTRQMQELQPQIKALQKKYSGDRQRQAAEMQKLQKEHGFNPIMGCLPVLAQAPVFIGLFHVLRSFNRTGTGFGQVGLSVEANANTPNYFFGVDDVQSFLSARLFGAPISAWITMPKAQLDAFAAYGPIPTVLNIAVVAVPLMIIASIATHFNSRASVARQSPEAAANPQSAIMNKLALYVFPLGVLVGGPFLPIAILLYWVSNNIWTYGQQHIVFRRIDAEEEEKKQAAMARRAENAPKPGARPDLSKKKKSGAAATNGSSGQDDSEKVNSDDSTDQAVGGASTQGGSKPKPGSRPQSNRGKSSKRKRR
- a CDS encoding Jag family protein; protein product: MAIEPDIAVDGDGMDDTAPAQNLDAELDADSDDLLIEEGEIAGDYLEQLLDVLDFDGDIDLDVEGDRAMVSIDGGDDLTKLVGRKGEVLDALQELTRLAVQQTTGERSRLMLDVAGWRAGRRAELTELGVSAARRVLESGEREELSPMTPFERKIVHDAVAKIEGVSSESEGAEPSRRVVVIKD
- the rsmG gene encoding 16S rRNA (guanine(527)-N(7))-methyltransferase RsmG, with the protein product MFHVEPQGEGLAEWDEQAAARQVFGERFEIAERYHKSLASDGVERGLIGPREVPRLWERHLLNCAVVSELIAEGESVVDVGSGAGLPGIPLSIARPDLHITLVEPLLRRSIYLAEFVESNGLDILVVRGRAEESGVIKEAGGADVVTSRAVAPLEKLAKWSLPLIHEHGRMLALKGSSAAEEISRDRAALTRMGAGNLEIIECGVGLLPVPTVVVKAERVPKRRHRR
- a CDS encoding ParA family protein; its protein translation is MSGGPESAVSRETASRETDHQYDQAAPSENGDGEFTAPYNGISVEETPIGAAAQRASQVLHPHSVTLQKPPKRRIMTIANQKGGVGKTTSAVNLASALAVQGLTVLVVDLDPQGNASTALGIAHNSGVPSSYELLLGEVTAAEAIQKSPHNDRLFCIPATIDLAGAEIELVSMVAREGRLKSALSEQALGDIDVDFILIDCPPSLGLLTVNAMVAAKEVLIPIQCEYYALEGVGQLLRNIELVQAHLNPDLHVSTVLLTMYDGRTKLADQVAEEVRTHFGQAVLRAVIPRSVKVSEAPGYGMTVLDYDPGSRGAMSYLDAGRELATRTEPMTEQEQR
- a CDS encoding ParB/RepB/Spo0J family partition protein codes for the protein MSQTRKGGLGRGLAALIPTGPTMTPGLGVAAADVVIGSEKRTSTTASNPQSSEPSTDGEATQTSTGSDGTTNHAVSASDGTNHADSASDGGTQPLPSPTGAVYREISPNLIERNPKQPRQVFDEEALAELVHSIREFGLMQPIVVRPTGNGKFQLVMGERRWRASQEAELETIPAIVRETDDEAMLRDALLENIHRVQLNPLEEAAAYQQLLEEFEVTHEELAARIGRSRPVVTNMIRLLKLPIPVQRRVAAGVLSAGHARALLSLEAGADSQEVMAARVVAEGLSVRATEEAVMLANRNGDQAAQPTQRRKPIVMPGLQDVADRLSDSFDTRVTVSLGKRKGKIVVEFGSVDDLQRIVGMMEVQKADS
- a CDS encoding GNAT family N-acetyltransferase, which produces MSINVTSLTLDGLDKLSAHARRCVFWEMDPAAIKGARGFCDQEFEKEAWLSMVMLEWGSCGQVAVVDGKPVGSALYAPPRTVPRAQLLPTGPVGADAILLTSIWLEPGAEQQDLGSTLIQAVVADLVRRGVRALEAFGIRDINGDRSLDTQSGGVAPTRAVRECSPEECMIPATLLEDNGFEVVAPHPRFPRLRLELNRDHGWKEDVEAALERLLKTASVSLVDIGERTPVGAP